One segment of Panicum virgatum strain AP13 chromosome 1K, P.virgatum_v5, whole genome shotgun sequence DNA contains the following:
- the LOC120657266 gene encoding uncharacterized protein LOC120657266: MFESLLNSKFYNKCKHAIKCTRTRLDLLRRKKQAMVKFLKKDVSDLLFNGLESHAFARMEGLIVEMNQASCYDMIEQYCEYIVKQLNNLQKESECPQEALEAVSTLIFSASRFPDLPELCDLRHIFTERYGSSVEPFVNSEFVQKLQTKSFTNEEKLQVMKSIAEEFSVPFDSKALEWKITCGPQNKHYLPKKSSVKREVEASARNGYKVDRHAVNERKSNPVPEDHGQKQETKAKPKDIHVIPDGIGQLGEKSRKNYSDKPSEKRHVDNSLPPSDVKERNGQKEMKKYEKKDDHLRRELRNAEELDLNGLKKQDGGLVKPPSGTERSWAHADLGLKTLGLEKHENDSSGTLNGKTANQAPPYSKPYRAVGEMSAEENSNSLHDRRKHEGEFGQPVRDRQHVREKAASMRPPYVKPNFEKRTGAEEIGHLKGEPVYDPVSVRSRHAKPPAHADDYAGMAYEEKMTNQAPDGRRRHSSRRNGAYDDYDQKVGHVLPLEVMGANDDINNARPFHRIPSERRKHRSRRHGSTSGSDYNGAIDDHESDEDEANTTIDFGNLLPRAPSSHRKHRSRSADPRKGGRDDEERMMDKLLMHYSKKGLDREERKERVKSRIPRPRADRPADGAAELSNKEGVSANRPERAVSLPSESASPKVKPKVPVRSMSMHPEISRGNVRPPDFDELAARISALRNA, from the exons ATGTTCGAGAGCTTGCTCAACTCCAAGTTCTACAACAAATG CAAGCACGCAATCAAGTGCACCCGTACTCGGCTGGATCTGCTGCGGCGGAAGAAGCAAGCCATGGTGAAGTTCCTCAAGAAGGACGTCTCTGACCTCCTCTTCAACGGCCTTGAATCGCACGCCTTTGCACGG ATGGAAGGGCTGATTGTTGAGATGAACCAAGCATCCTGCTATGATATGATAGAGCAGTACTGTGAATATATTGTGAAGCAGCTCAACAACCTACAGAAAGAGAG TGAATGCCCTCAGGAAGCCTTGGAAGCTGTGtctactctgatattttctgctTCTAGATTTCCTGATTTGCCTGAACTGTGTGACCTCAGACATATATTCACAGAGAGATATGGGAGTTCTGTGGAGCCTTTTGTTAATTCTGAG TTTGTCCAGAAGCTTCAGACCAAATCATTTACTAATGAAGAGAAGTTGCAAGTGATGAAATCCATTGCTGAAGAATTCTCCGTTCCATTTGATAGCAAGGCACTGGAATGGAAGATAACTTGTGGACCTCAAAATAAGCAT TATCTTCCGAAGAAGAGTTCAGTTAAACGGGAGGTAGAAGCATCTGCACGAAATGGATACAAGGTTGATAGGCATGCTGTGAATGAAAGAAAATCTAACCCTGTGCCTGAAGACCATGGGCAGAAGCAGGAAACTAAGGCAAAACCCAAAGATATCCATGTCATTCCTGATGGAATTGGTCAGTTAGGTGAGAAAAGCAGGAAGAACTACTCAGATAAACCTAGTGAGAAAAGGCACGTGGATAATTCTTTGCCTCCTTCGGATGTGAAAGAAAGGAATGGCCAGAAAGAAATGAAGAAATATGAGAAAAAGGATGATCACCTTCGAAGGGAACTAAGGAATGCAGAGGAGTTGGACCTCAATGGCTTAAAGAAACAAGATGGTGGTTTAGTGAAACCTCCCAGCGGCACTGAGCGTAGTTGGGCACATGCTGACTTAgggctgaaaactctgggcctaGAAAAGCATGAAAATGATTCAAGTGGCACTTTGAATGGTAAAACAGCGAATCAGGCTCCTCCTTATTCTAAGCCCTACAGAGCAGTGGGTGAGATGTCTGCTGAAGAAAATTCTAACAGTTTGCATGATAGACGAAAGCATGAAGGAGAGTTTGGACAGCCGGTGCGAGATAGGCAGCATGTGCGAGAGAAGGCAGCCAGTATGCGGCCTCCTTATGTTAAGCCAAATTTTGAAAAGCGTACTGGTGCTGAAGAAATAGGCCACCTGAAGGGTGAACCGGTTTATGATCCTGTTTCCGTCAGAAGCAGGCATGCAAAACCACCTGCACATGCTGATGATTATGCCGGAATGGCTTATGAGGAAAAGATGACAAACCAAGCACCTGATGGCCGAAGAAGACATTCAAGCAGGAGGAATGGTGCCTATGACGACTATGACCAGAAAGTTGGTCATGTGCTACCCCTAGAAGTCATGGGGGCCAATGATGATATCAACAATGCGAGGCCTTTTCACCGAATCCCTAGTGAGCGAAGAAAGCACAGAAGCAGGCGGCATGGATCAACAAGTGGCAGCGACTACAATGGCGCCATTGATGACCACGAGTCAGATGAGGACGAGGCGAACACCACAATTGATTTTGGCAATCTTCTGCCCCGAGCCCCTAGTTCACACAGGAAGCACAGGAGTCGGAGTGCTGATCCCCGTAAGGGAGGCCGTGATGATGAAGAAAGGATGATGGATAAGCTCCTCATGCATTACAGCAAGAAAGGTCTAGATAGGGAGGAGCGCAAAGAAAGAGTTAAATCTCGTATCCCCCGGCCTCGAGCTGACCGACCTGCTGATGGTGCTGCAGAGCTATCTAACAAAGAAGGTGTGTCTGCAAACCGCCCTGAAAGAGCTGTATCTCTACCTTCAGAATCTGCAAGCCCAAAAGTGAAGCCAAAGGTCCCTGTTCGGTCCATGTCCATGCACCCAGAAATTTCTAGAGGGAATGTGCGCCCGCCAGATTTCGACGAACTGGCTGCACGGATCAGCGCGCTGAGGAACGCCTGA
- the LOC120657121 gene encoding SNF1-related protein kinase regulatory subunit gamma-like PV42a isoform X2, which yields MAQLRAPADDQRQQEALHGDKGGVDVAGGGGGNESNKKASAGLCGVLRERKVVDLARAKRRLVEVPYTATLAHTANALLAARVSAVAVAAPPGHWIGAGGSMILESDPATGAVRKHYIGMVNMLDILAHIAEAGDEADADDEAVDLGRRMAVPVSSVIGHSLEGLTLWTLHPNTSVLDCMETFSKGVHRALVPLESSADNVVAVELVESAPGYRMVTQMDVVRFLRAHGAELRGVLSRTVRELGAVSEAVFAVASGARVIDAVKAMRAASLTAVPVVDAAAVGEETLQDGVGKKAVETFSATDLRDCPVARLQPWLGISVTEFKRKVAEYRASNKPVVHGADATGTGVPVAADADAPAAAAVATDEEQSDEHPLVTCSLESTLCEAIEAAVTRHVHRLWAVDGDGLLRGVMSLTDVLRAVREAALGEDRELHSIVPS from the exons ATGGCGCAGCTGAGAGCACCCGCCGACGATCAGCGGCAGCAGGAGGCGCTGCACGGCGACAAGGGCGGcgtcgacgtcgccggcggcggcggcggcaacgagaGCAACAAGAAGGCGAGCGCGGGGCTCTGCGGCGTGCTCCGGGAGCGCAAGGTGGTGGACCTGGCGCGCGCCAAGCGGCGGCTGGTGGAGGTCCCCTACACCGCGACTCTGGCGCACACGGCCAACGCGCTCCTCGCGGCGCGCGTCTCCGCggtcgccgtggccgcgccgccgggccaCTGGATCGGCGCCGGCGGGTCCATGATCCTCGAGTCCGACCCGGCCACCGGCGCCGTCCGCAAGCACTACATCGGCATGGTCAACATGCTCGACATCCTCGCCCACATCGCCGaggccggcgacgaggccgacgccgacgacgaggCCGTCGACCTCGGCCGCCGGATGGCCGTCCCCGTGTCCTCCGTCATCGGCCACtccctcgagggcctcaccctCTGGACGCTCCATCCCAACACCAG CGTGCTGGACTGCATGGAGACGTTCAGCAAGGGGGTGCACCGGGCGCTGGTGCCGCTGGAGAGCTCGGCGGACAACGTGGTAGCGGTGGAGCTCGTGGAGTCCGCGCCGGGTTACCGGATGGTGACCCAGATGGACGTGGTGAGGTTCCTCCGGGCTCACGGCGCGGAGCTCCGGGGCGTGCTGTCGCGCACCGTGCGTGAGCTCGGCGCCGTGAGCGAGGCCGTGTTCGCGGTCGCGAGCGGCGCCAGGGTGATCGACGCCGTCAAGGCGATGCGCGCGGCGTCGCTCACCGCCGTGCCCGtcgtggacgccgccgccgtcggcgaggAGACCCTGCAGGAC GGGGTGGGGAAGAAGGCGGTCGAGACGTTCTCGGCGACGGACCTGCGCGACTGCCCGGTGGCGCGGCTGCAGCCGTGGCTGGGGATCAGCGTGACGGAGTTCAAGAGGAAGGTGGCCGAGTACCGGGCGAGCAACAAGCCCGTCGTCCACGGCGCCGACGCCACTGGCACCGGCGTCccggtcgccgccgacgccgacgccccgGCGGCTGCTGCCGTCGCCACCGACGAAGAACAGAGCGACGAGCACCCGCTGGTGACGTGCTCCCTGGAGAGCACCCTCTGCGAGGCGATCGAGGCGGCGGTCACGAGGCACGTGCACCGGCTGTGGGCGGTGGACGGCGACGGGCTGCTGCGCGGGGTCATGTCGCTCACCGACGTCCTCCGGGCCGTGAGGGAGGCCGCGCTCGGCGAGGACCGGGAGCTCCACAGCATCGTGCCGTCCTAG
- the LOC120657121 gene encoding SNF1-related protein kinase regulatory subunit gamma-like PV42a isoform X1 → MAQLRAPADDQRQQEALHGDKGGVDVAGGGGGNESNKKASAGLCGVLRERKVVDLARAKRRLVEVPYTATLAHTANALLAARVSAVAVAAPPGHWIGAGGSMILESDPATGAVRKHYIGMVNMLDILAHIAEAGDEADADDEAVDLGRRMAVPVSSVIGHSLEGLTLWTLHPNTSVLDCMETFSKGVHRALVPLESSADNVVAVELVESAPGYRMVTQMDVVRFLRAHGAELRGVLSRTVRELGAVSEAVFAVASGARVIDAVKAMRAASLTAVPVVDAAAVGEETLQDVCVRSSSDEHIGAGGDDISCLFLLLLVSQGVGKKAVETFSATDLRDCPVARLQPWLGISVTEFKRKVAEYRASNKPVVHGADATGTGVPVAADADAPAAAAVATDEEQSDEHPLVTCSLESTLCEAIEAAVTRHVHRLWAVDGDGLLRGVMSLTDVLRAVREAALGEDRELHSIVPS, encoded by the exons ATGGCGCAGCTGAGAGCACCCGCCGACGATCAGCGGCAGCAGGAGGCGCTGCACGGCGACAAGGGCGGcgtcgacgtcgccggcggcggcggcggcaacgagaGCAACAAGAAGGCGAGCGCGGGGCTCTGCGGCGTGCTCCGGGAGCGCAAGGTGGTGGACCTGGCGCGCGCCAAGCGGCGGCTGGTGGAGGTCCCCTACACCGCGACTCTGGCGCACACGGCCAACGCGCTCCTCGCGGCGCGCGTCTCCGCggtcgccgtggccgcgccgccgggccaCTGGATCGGCGCCGGCGGGTCCATGATCCTCGAGTCCGACCCGGCCACCGGCGCCGTCCGCAAGCACTACATCGGCATGGTCAACATGCTCGACATCCTCGCCCACATCGCCGaggccggcgacgaggccgacgccgacgacgaggCCGTCGACCTCGGCCGCCGGATGGCCGTCCCCGTGTCCTCCGTCATCGGCCACtccctcgagggcctcaccctCTGGACGCTCCATCCCAACACCAG CGTGCTGGACTGCATGGAGACGTTCAGCAAGGGGGTGCACCGGGCGCTGGTGCCGCTGGAGAGCTCGGCGGACAACGTGGTAGCGGTGGAGCTCGTGGAGTCCGCGCCGGGTTACCGGATGGTGACCCAGATGGACGTGGTGAGGTTCCTCCGGGCTCACGGCGCGGAGCTCCGGGGCGTGCTGTCGCGCACCGTGCGTGAGCTCGGCGCCGTGAGCGAGGCCGTGTTCGCGGTCGCGAGCGGCGCCAGGGTGATCGACGCCGTCAAGGCGATGCGCGCGGCGTCGCTCACCGCCGTGCCCGtcgtggacgccgccgccgtcggcgaggAGACCCTGCAGGACGTGTGTGTCCGATCCAGCTCCGATGAACacatcggcgccggcggcgacgacatctcTTGCTTATTTCTCCTGCTGCTTGTCTCGCAGGGGGTGGGGAAGAAGGCGGTCGAGACGTTCTCGGCGACGGACCTGCGCGACTGCCCGGTGGCGCGGCTGCAGCCGTGGCTGGGGATCAGCGTGACGGAGTTCAAGAGGAAGGTGGCCGAGTACCGGGCGAGCAACAAGCCCGTCGTCCACGGCGCCGACGCCACTGGCACCGGCGTCccggtcgccgccgacgccgacgccccgGCGGCTGCTGCCGTCGCCACCGACGAAGAACAGAGCGACGAGCACCCGCTGGTGACGTGCTCCCTGGAGAGCACCCTCTGCGAGGCGATCGAGGCGGCGGTCACGAGGCACGTGCACCGGCTGTGGGCGGTGGACGGCGACGGGCTGCTGCGCGGGGTCATGTCGCTCACCGACGTCCTCCGGGCCGTGAGGGAGGCCGCGCTCGGCGAGGACCGGGAGCTCCACAGCATCGTGCCGTCCTAG